A genomic region of Leptotrichia massiliensis contains the following coding sequences:
- a CDS encoding glycosyltransferase — protein MKVLVLHGHLSMGGEERVLLSVLKNLVELNYDVDLLITWNHGENNLFENEIPEKVNYKFLFDNYNGKNKLIKEIYRIRAKATYLKKVEKIIKEKKYDIVIDYSSNLLKYNNLDIKVPVFAWIHFSLTFGEKLSADKIEKYRKQYKKYDKILAICDTMRDEFVEILGMEKNKVELVYNPIDLEAIRKKAETIDKKYENYLKQDYFLQVSRLTEQKQPEHLVDIYYKLKQQGIKEKLYFIGNGEKIELIKQKIREYHLENDVVLLGQIENPYPFFKNAKLFVHTAKYEGLPTVLLESLTLGTPVVAYDCPTGPKDILGQNSEYGKLIPLNDKDTFVKEVYELMKNDEKYENYRKISLVRADDFSLQNNKAKLQALIENIK, from the coding sequence ATGAAAGTATTGGTATTGCACGGACATCTTAGTATGGGTGGCGAAGAAAGAGTTTTACTTAGCGTTTTAAAAAATCTGGTGGAACTGAATTACGATGTTGATTTACTTATAACTTGGAATCATGGGGAAAATAACTTATTTGAAAATGAAATTCCTGAAAAGGTAAATTATAAATTCTTATTTGATAACTATAATGGTAAAAATAAACTTATTAAAGAAATTTATCGAATAAGGGCAAAGGCAACTTATTTGAAAAAGGTCGAAAAAATAATAAAAGAAAAAAAATATGATATTGTTATAGATTATTCTTCAAATTTACTGAAATATAATAATCTTGATATAAAAGTGCCTGTATTTGCCTGGATTCATTTCTCACTTACTTTTGGAGAGAAACTAAGTGCAGACAAAATAGAAAAATATAGAAAACAATATAAAAAATATGATAAGATACTGGCAATCTGTGATACAATGAGAGATGAATTTGTAGAAATTTTAGGAATGGAAAAAAATAAAGTAGAACTTGTCTACAATCCAATAGATTTAGAAGCTATTCGTAAAAAAGCTGAAACTATTGATAAAAAGTATGAAAATTATTTAAAGCAGGACTATTTCTTGCAAGTTTCACGTCTGACAGAACAAAAGCAGCCTGAACATCTTGTTGACATTTATTATAAGTTAAAGCAGCAAGGCATAAAAGAAAAACTTTATTTCATTGGAAATGGCGAAAAAATCGAATTAATTAAACAAAAAATTAGAGAATATCATTTAGAAAATGATGTTGTATTATTGGGACAAATTGAAAATCCATATCCTTTTTTTAAAAACGCAAAATTATTTGTTCATACTGCAAAATATGAAGGTTTGCCAACTGTACTGCTGGAAAGCCTTACTTTGGGAACACCTGTTGTGGCGTATGACTGCCCTACAGGACCAAAGGATATATTGGGACAAAATAGTGAATATGGAAAATTGATTCCATTAAACGATAAAGATACATTCGTGAAAGAGGTTTACGAATTAATGAAAAATGATGAAAAATATGAAAATTATAGAAAAATATCATTAGTTAGAGCTGATGACTTTTCATTACAGAATAACAAAGCAAAATTACAAGCATTAATAGAAAATATTAAATAA
- a CDS encoding glycosyltransferase family 2 protein, translating to MKLSVGIITFNEENRIGKTLDSVREIADEIIVVDSESTDKTVEIALSKGAKVFSEKWKGYGSQKNSVLEKCKGEWILLIDADEVISQQLKEKIKSIINSDNPSNEVYKIKLRNIAFKKEIRFGGWDDYVIRLWKNGKVKISDREVHEQYQTDSKVGKIHEMIIHYTYDSIEEFLEKLNRYTSQSAKEYIKKGKNPSFIKIYSKMLFRFIKMYILQLGFLDGYEGYLLAKYSSIYTMTKYTKLREEYYNHLGNDTSLVITTYNWPKALEMCLNSALNQTVSPKEIIIADDGSKQETIDLVKRFQQSYPKNNIIHSWQEDRGFRAGMSRNRAINKATGNYIIIIDGDLVLNRHFVEDHIKNMQKECFIQGSRVITSPTVAKQMMEGKKINLFTKGLKNNMNMVRSKFLSKIFTKVDNNLRGIRSCNMSFFKEDLIRVNGFEEEIEGWGREDSELAVRLFNIGCKKKKLKFEALTCHLYHNENDRSRLKKNDEYLANAIESKKTKAKKGLDRYEGSNAGNN from the coding sequence ATGAAATTATCGGTAGGAATAATAACTTTTAATGAAGAAAATAGAATTGGAAAAACTCTAGATTCGGTAAGGGAAATAGCTGATGAAATAATAGTTGTTGATAGTGAAAGTACTGATAAAACCGTAGAAATTGCTCTTTCAAAAGGTGCGAAAGTATTTTCTGAAAAATGGAAAGGTTACGGATCTCAAAAAAATTCTGTACTTGAAAAATGTAAAGGCGAATGGATTTTGTTAATAGACGCTGATGAAGTAATTTCGCAACAATTAAAAGAAAAAATAAAATCTATTATAAATAGTGACAATCCATCAAATGAAGTTTACAAAATAAAATTACGAAACATTGCATTCAAGAAAGAAATAAGATTTGGAGGTTGGGATGATTATGTAATCAGGTTGTGGAAAAATGGTAAAGTTAAAATAAGTGATAGAGAAGTTCATGAACAGTACCAAACTGACAGTAAAGTAGGAAAAATACACGAAATGATAATACATTATACATACGACAGCATCGAAGAATTTTTGGAAAAATTGAACCGGTATACTTCACAAAGTGCAAAAGAATATATAAAAAAAGGAAAAAATCCAAGTTTTATAAAAATATATTCTAAAATGCTCTTTAGATTTATAAAGATGTATATTTTACAACTGGGCTTTCTAGATGGTTATGAAGGGTATTTACTCGCTAAATACAGTTCGATTTATACAATGACAAAATATACTAAATTACGCGAAGAATATTATAATCATTTAGGAAATGACACATCCCTTGTTATTACTACATACAACTGGCCAAAGGCTCTAGAAATGTGCCTAAACAGTGCATTAAACCAAACTGTTTCTCCGAAAGAAATAATCATTGCCGATGATGGTTCAAAACAGGAAACTATCGATTTGGTAAAAAGATTTCAGCAAAGCTATCCGAAAAATAATATTATTCATTCTTGGCAAGAAGATAGGGGATTCCGAGCTGGAATGTCAAGAAATAGAGCAATAAACAAGGCAACAGGAAATTATATAATAATAATAGATGGAGACTTGGTATTGAATAGACATTTTGTTGAAGATCATATAAAAAATATGCAAAAAGAATGCTTTATTCAAGGTTCAAGAGTTATAACTTCGCCAACTGTTGCAAAACAAATGATGGAAGGCAAAAAAATAAACCTTTTTACTAAAGGTCTAAAAAACAATATGAATATGGTGAGAAGCAAATTTCTTTCTAAAATTTTTACAAAGGTAGATAATAACTTACGAGGAATCCGTTCTTGCAATATGTCTTTCTTTAAAGAAGACTTAATTCGAGTAAATGGCTTTGAAGAAGAAATCGAAGGATGGGGAAGAGAGGATAGTGAACTTGCTGTAAGGCTATTTAATATAGGATGTAAAAAGAAAAAGCTAAAATTTGAGGCTTTGACTTGCCATTTATATCATAATGAAAATGATAGAAGTAGACTCAAAAAAAATGACGAATACTTGGCAAATGCAATAGAAAGTAAAAAAACGAAAGCTAAGAAAGGGCTTGATAGATATGAAGGAAGTAACGCTGGTAATAACTAG
- a CDS encoding glycosyltransferase family 9 protein: MDIVNSIKSKIIIWLFGTKKKYKDIDLKNINTILLNPKDSIGDTLMSFSYARQLKKMYPNAKLGMVVTDRNMEFTKLCNENEKIIDRIVKRKDVIKNRKKWDLFLDFLSKENTKRMIWKKMLSPKITMIFGESDEGHYYNRKNVKNYDFDCTPPVETHIIDYLINSEFSKYFEIEKQKPHIKLLEKYIVKMEKFWKYDSQKVEDNNKKVKILLVPQGSDREMKPEEIAELLNNIENDKIKNVKIIMGKTDGSKEYYKKLISYINKDLDISLSNKFNIKEYVLFMATADLVIGVDGGAVHIASSLNKPLLSFYANNKYNLCRWSPKTTTDSLQVISKTSGNHNQTYNFSLSEPIKWLNNKIEEILKN; the protein is encoded by the coding sequence ATGGATATAGTAAACAGTATAAAATCTAAAATAATAATATGGCTGTTTGGTACGAAAAAAAAGTATAAAGATATTGATTTAAAGAATATAAATACGATATTACTTAATCCAAAGGATTCCATTGGAGATACTTTAATGTCTTTTTCTTATGCAAGGCAATTGAAAAAAATGTATCCTAATGCAAAATTAGGAATGGTAGTGACCGATAGGAATATGGAATTTACAAAATTATGCAATGAAAATGAAAAAATAATAGACAGGATTGTAAAACGTAAAGATGTAATTAAAAATCGTAAGAAGTGGGATCTGTTCTTGGATTTTTTGAGTAAGGAAAATACCAAGCGGATGATTTGGAAAAAGATGTTAAGTCCTAAAATTACAATGATTTTTGGAGAAAGTGACGAAGGACATTATTATAACAGAAAAAATGTAAAAAATTATGATTTTGACTGTACTCCGCCTGTTGAAACACATATTATAGATTATTTGATAAATTCTGAATTTTCTAAATATTTTGAAATAGAAAAACAAAAACCGCATATTAAACTTTTGGAAAAATATATTGTAAAAATGGAAAAATTTTGGAAATATGATTCTCAAAAAGTTGAAGATAATAATAAAAAAGTAAAAATTTTATTGGTACCGCAAGGAAGCGACAGAGAAATGAAGCCAGAAGAAATTGCTGAGCTATTAAATAATATTGAAAATGATAAAATAAAAAATGTGAAAATTATTATGGGTAAAACTGATGGAAGCAAAGAATATTATAAAAAACTAATCAGTTATATAAATAAAGATTTGGACATTTCCTTATCCAACAAATTTAACATTAAAGAATATGTTTTGTTTATGGCGACAGCTGACTTAGTAATCGGAGTCGATGGAGGGGCAGTTCACATAGCTTCTTCACTAAATAAACCTCTTTTGAGCTTTTACGCAAACAATAAATACAATTTATGCAGATGGTCTCCTAAAACAACGACTGATAGCCTACAAGTAATCTCAAAAACCAGTGGAAACCACAATCAGACATATAATTTTTCACTGTCTGAACCAATAAAATGGTTAAATAATAAAATAGAAGAAATATTAAAAAACTAA
- a CDS encoding polysaccharide deacetylase family protein, which translates to MLYIYLFLIIGLIFLVFIIYNKTRKNFVLCLMYHSVDSEKGKGGIFLDEFQEHIKWIKDKKTFKMEELKNLNYTLPQNSILITFDDGYKNNYTLAFPILKKYNMKATIFLNTKFIGEDEAYLNWDEIKEMYQSGLIDFQLHTHSHQLTIKDIEVLAFYSNESSPYFKRESHSLFFEGNYDQKKDMEKLNGLPVFKLRSKISIPGYRPKKDFVQKYRNIAQLQENNKSENEKKEFLNKLFKEKQNEFFDKISEEEFRKNVEFEILENKRIIQEKLGKTPDCLAYPWGHRYKGNREDIRKLGVDVFITTRKGVNSLKLNKNWIYRVSGDDFESFDEFKRELTDGSGAYYRKLRNIFVKKH; encoded by the coding sequence ATGTTATATATATATTTATTTTTAATAATAGGTCTAATATTTTTAGTATTTATTATTTACAACAAAACTAGAAAAAATTTCGTTTTGTGCCTTATGTATCACAGTGTTGACAGTGAAAAAGGGAAAGGTGGAATTTTTTTAGATGAATTTCAAGAACATATAAAATGGATAAAAGATAAAAAAACTTTTAAAATGGAAGAATTAAAGAATTTAAATTATACATTGCCACAAAATTCAATATTGATAACTTTTGATGATGGCTATAAAAATAATTATACTTTGGCTTTTCCAATTTTAAAAAAATACAATATGAAAGCAACAATATTTTTGAATACAAAATTTATTGGAGAAGATGAGGCTTATCTCAATTGGGACGAGATTAAGGAAATGTATCAAAGCGGATTGATTGATTTTCAGCTTCATACACATTCGCATCAATTAACAATAAAGGATATTGAAGTACTTGCTTTTTACAGCAATGAAAGTTCACCATATTTTAAAAGAGAAAGTCATAGTTTATTTTTTGAAGGAAATTATGATCAAAAAAAAGATATGGAAAAGTTAAATGGACTTCCTGTATTCAAATTAAGAAGTAAAATTTCAATTCCTGGATACAGACCAAAGAAGGATTTTGTACAAAAATATCGAAATATTGCACAACTTCAGGAAAATAATAAATCTGAAAACGAAAAAAAGGAATTTTTGAATAAATTGTTTAAAGAAAAGCAAAATGAATTTTTTGACAAAATTAGTGAAGAAGAATTTAGAAAAAATGTAGAATTTGAAATTCTGGAAAATAAAAGGATTATTCAAGAAAAACTTGGAAAAACTCCAGATTGTTTGGCTTATCCTTGGGGACACCGATACAAAGGAAACCGTGAAGATATAAGAAAACTAGGTGTCGATGTGTTTATTACTACTAGAAAAGGCGTAAATTCCTTAAAACTTAATAAAAATTGGATTTACCGTGTAAGCGGAGATGACTTTGAGAGTTTTGATGAGTTTAAAAGGGAATTGACTGATGGTAGCGGTGCATATTACAGAAAATTACGAAATATTTTTGTAAAAAAACATTAA
- a CDS encoding glycosyltransferase: protein MKEVTLVITSCGRFDLLEETLDSFFEYNTYPIKKIIITEDSTEGKKLEKLISKYNNKNQNFKLIVNEARLGQLKSIDKAYREIDTEYIFHCEDDWRFLKKGFIEKSIDLLEEDEKILVIGLRDKADFAKDFFYDEDYISKTGETYYNVKGEIFTYNPALRRKKDMDLFGLHEKLENQRYEEVLSNFYKEHGFKAIFFKEPYVTHIGNKRHVHFSKNRKNTVLSFKIDRLIKKIRAKILKFKGKI, encoded by the coding sequence ATGAAGGAAGTAACGCTGGTAATAACTAGCTGCGGAAGATTCGACTTGCTGGAGGAAACACTTGATAGTTTTTTTGAATACAATACTTATCCAATCAAAAAAATTATAATAACTGAGGACAGCACAGAAGGTAAAAAGCTAGAAAAGCTAATTTCCAAATACAATAATAAAAATCAAAATTTTAAGTTAATAGTAAATGAAGCACGACTAGGACAGTTAAAGTCCATTGACAAAGCTTACCGTGAAATTGATACTGAATACATCTTTCACTGTGAAGATGACTGGAGATTCTTAAAAAAGGGATTTATTGAAAAATCAATCGATCTTTTGGAAGAAGATGAAAAAATTTTAGTTATAGGATTACGGGATAAAGCAGATTTCGCAAAGGATTTTTTCTATGATGAAGATTATATTTCAAAAACTGGTGAAACATATTACAATGTAAAAGGAGAAATTTTTACTTATAATCCAGCTTTGAGAAGAAAAAAAGATATGGATTTATTTGGACTACATGAAAAATTAGAAAACCAGAGATACGAAGAAGTTTTATCAAATTTTTATAAGGAGCATGGATTTAAGGCAATATTTTTTAAAGAGCCATATGTAACTCATATTGGAAATAAAAGACATGTCCATTTTAGTAAAAATAGAAAAAATACTGTACTTAGCTTTAAAATTGATAGGCTAATAAAAAAAATACGAGCTAAAATTTTGAAATTCAAAGGAAAAATTTAA
- a CDS encoding ABC transporter ATP-binding protein: protein MKNIKLDFGGIQKLKKYIKKYYILIILNILLATMSSLVSSAPIMLIQRLFDKGIAGKNEKDILYAAGAMIMLAIIGAILMYWNTIFSTVISSSIYKDIVTDIYNKIQTLDMEYFAGKKIGDMMTRVMTDPSNINSIILEVFNMIPEVIKVIVCMGIAFYVDFDLTLGVMIVTPILIVTVRRYAKKLKRSGKDRQEAIDSLNSKLQETLAGIRIIRAFATEKSEIKDFNKKNINLKRIAIRTARYNAKANSIMEALNYIIVALLLLFGGYRVLRAHNFTAGDFITIVGAISSMYTPARRAITRFNAISVNLSSITRVSEILEEMPSIVNNPNCVKFENFSNDINFENVDFKYKDNPEKILKDINLTVKKGETVAFVGNSGGGKSTLVNLIPRFFDVSRGSLKIDGTDIRDYDVKSLRKAIGIVPQETFLFSGTILSNIKYSRQDATLEEVVEAAKQANAHEFIQNLSEGYDTEIGERGVKLSGGQKQRIAIARAILENPQILILDEATSALDNESEKLVQDALEKLMKGKTTFVIAHRLTTIENSNKIVVIQKGEIKEIGNHNELLSKNGIYKALYNKNFDISKKN from the coding sequence ATGAAAAATATAAAATTAGATTTTGGAGGAATTCAAAAACTGAAAAAATATATAAAAAAATACTATATATTAATTATACTGAATATTCTGTTGGCAACAATGTCATCTCTTGTTTCATCCGCTCCAATAATGCTTATACAAAGGCTGTTTGACAAGGGGATTGCAGGAAAAAATGAAAAGGATATTCTTTATGCGGCTGGAGCAATGATAATGCTCGCTATAATTGGTGCGATACTGATGTACTGGAATACTATTTTCTCAACGGTAATATCGTCATCTATTTATAAAGATATTGTTACTGATATTTACAATAAAATACAAACTTTGGATATGGAATATTTTGCAGGGAAAAAAATAGGGGATATGATGACACGGGTAATGACAGATCCCAGTAATATAAATTCCATTATACTGGAAGTTTTCAATATGATACCCGAAGTTATAAAAGTAATAGTCTGTATGGGTATAGCATTTTACGTAGATTTTGACTTGACACTTGGGGTAATGATTGTAACTCCCATTTTAATAGTAACCGTCAGAAGATATGCAAAAAAACTGAAACGTTCCGGTAAGGACAGACAGGAAGCAATCGACAGCTTAAATTCAAAATTACAGGAAACATTGGCTGGAATACGGATTATAAGGGCATTTGCAACAGAAAAGTCTGAAATAAAGGATTTTAACAAAAAAAATATAAATCTAAAGAGAATTGCTATCAGAACTGCCCGATATAATGCAAAAGCCAATTCAATAATGGAAGCCTTGAATTATATAATTGTAGCATTGCTGTTATTATTTGGAGGTTATCGTGTTTTAAGGGCTCATAACTTTACTGCAGGAGATTTTATCACAATAGTAGGTGCAATTTCATCAATGTACACACCTGCAAGACGTGCTATAACTCGATTTAACGCAATAAGCGTAAACTTGTCTTCAATTACAAGAGTTTCAGAAATTCTTGAAGAAATGCCATCTATTGTAAATAATCCAAATTGCGTAAAATTTGAAAATTTTTCAAATGATATAAATTTTGAAAATGTTGATTTTAAATATAAAGACAATCCTGAAAAAATATTAAAGGATATCAACTTAACCGTCAAGAAAGGTGAAACTGTTGCATTTGTGGGAAATTCCGGTGGCGGAAAATCTACACTCGTAAATTTGATTCCAAGATTTTTTGATGTATCTCGTGGTTCTTTGAAAATTGATGGGACTGATATTAGAGACTATGATGTTAAAAGTTTACGAAAGGCAATAGGAATTGTACCACAGGAAACATTTTTATTTTCAGGAACAATACTTAGTAATATAAAATACAGCCGTCAGGATGCTACTTTAGAGGAAGTTGTGGAGGCTGCTAAACAAGCCAATGCACATGAATTTATTCAAAATCTCTCTGAGGGATATGATACCGAAATTGGGGAACGTGGTGTCAAATTATCTGGTGGACAAAAACAAAGAATTGCAATTGCACGTGCAATTTTAGAAAATCCTCAAATCTTAATTTTAGATGAAGCTACATCAGCGCTTGATAATGAATCTGAAAAGCTTGTTCAGGACGCACTCGAAAAACTTATGAAAGGAAAAACTACATTTGTTATAGCTCATAGGTTGACAACAATCGAAAATAGTAATAAAATAGTAGTGATACAGAAAGGTGAAATAAAAGAAATAGGAAACCATAATGAATTATTAAGCAAAAACGGAATTTACAAAGCATTATATAATAAAAATTTTGATATATCTAAAAAAAATTAA
- a CDS encoding glycosyltransferase family 9 protein produces the protein MKKINWKFYRPYRDKLIDKKNEMLSHIFDKNKKDINLVPEKINRILFLRTDGKIGDYIISSFIFREFKKQYPNIKIDVVADKSLENLLKLSKNIDKYYILDRKKMHEWRDVVKILRKNKYDVLFDSTEGLKYKQVYLLNRVNATVNVGYNKNGYKIYNKNIKQNNTLKMIEIYKQMVKSINIEIKNTNYDIPISEESEKNVETFLKENDSKEKLIALNFFGASRGRKINAENALIIIKRLTEMYKGYKIIILDSPNDRETIYNILARTDNKNVLFFEKSKTILDSISIIKKCDWVVSLDTSILHIAEGLDKKIMAFYGPKINKNKWRIKEENNVLIDYPENRINDVNFEKLFDDLYNQISLPVI, from the coding sequence ATGAAAAAAATAAACTGGAAATTTTATAGGCCTTATAGAGATAAACTGATTGATAAAAAAAATGAAATGTTAAGTCATATATTTGATAAAAACAAAAAAGATATCAATTTAGTGCCTGAAAAAATAAATCGAATTTTATTTTTAAGAACAGATGGAAAAATTGGTGATTATATAATAAGTTCGTTTATTTTTAGAGAATTTAAAAAGCAGTATCCTAATATAAAAATTGATGTTGTTGCTGATAAATCTTTGGAAAATTTGTTGAAATTAAGTAAAAATATAGACAAATATTACATTCTTGATAGAAAAAAAATGCACGAATGGAGAGATGTTGTAAAAATATTAAGAAAAAACAAATATGATGTTCTATTTGATTCAACAGAGGGACTTAAATATAAGCAAGTTTATCTTTTGAATAGGGTAAACGCAACTGTTAATGTCGGGTACAATAAGAATGGCTATAAAATATACAACAAAAACATAAAGCAAAACAATACTTTAAAAATGATAGAAATCTATAAACAAATGGTAAAAAGTATAAATATTGAGATAAAAAATACAAACTATGATATACCGATTTCTGAAGAATCTGAAAAAAATGTCGAAACCTTTTTAAAAGAAAATGATTCAAAGGAAAAATTAATTGCTTTAAACTTTTTTGGAGCTTCAAGAGGCAGAAAAATAAACGCTGAAAATGCTCTCATTATAATAAAAAGATTAACTGAAATGTACAAAGGGTATAAAATTATAATACTCGACTCTCCAAACGACAGAGAAACAATTTATAATATACTTGCAAGAACTGATAATAAAAATGTATTATTTTTTGAAAAATCAAAAACAATTCTTGACTCAATATCAATAATAAAAAAATGTGATTGGGTAGTTTCACTAGATACTTCAATTTTACATATTGCTGAAGGGCTAGATAAAAAAATAATGGCTTTTTACGGACCTAAAATCAATAAAAATAAATGGCGTATAAAAGAAGAAAATAATGTATTAATTGATTATCCTGAAAATCGAATTAATGATGTGAATTTTGAAAAACTGTTTGATGATTTATATAATCAGATTAGCTTGCCTGTTATTTAA
- a CDS encoding O-antigen ligase family protein, producing the protein MKNKFNVTINIIGYILSLLVGISLFLSEKFENNVLIPSLLVVFIISMFLKENRKKLLENIDIKFSIILLLFVFMPFVIAHFDGGINTRLDNYILRFLLFFPFAYFLSSTKKVLNLLKACLFGGTIISILATINFIKNYDEWAHPVGFSYPRVTAILTVQDFANIMCLVLLFLLSFLFFYKNNDNKKNIIIKISLGILSVLLLFLVIVNRSKMVYICLIPTIFYILYKIRKRYILIGILICFGGYFVLPSSISNRLQYIVNYKNDPSSNLRVIFWKTGAEAFKQKPIFGWQAEDRKVFNLEYYEKIGVKDYVYKNFLDNLSEWEIYYVHTHSTYLQFILDFGIIGFTFLVIFFISILIKAIGISFSKDSENYDSRLIALEIGTKTALAAWAIQGITDINLNNKYMVITAAILIFVLNHLWMKKIRLEKDI; encoded by the coding sequence ATGAAAAATAAATTTAACGTAACTATAAATATAATAGGATATATCTTGAGTTTATTAGTTGGAATATCTCTGTTTTTATCAGAAAAATTTGAAAATAATGTTTTAATTCCTTCGTTGCTAGTAGTATTTATTATTAGTATGTTTCTAAAAGAAAATAGAAAAAAACTTTTGGAAAATATAGATATAAAATTTTCAATAATATTATTATTATTTGTGTTCATGCCATTTGTAATAGCACATTTTGATGGTGGAATCAACACTCGATTGGATAATTATATTTTAAGATTTTTATTATTTTTTCCATTTGCTTATTTTTTAAGCAGCACCAAAAAAGTTTTGAATCTTTTGAAGGCATGTTTATTTGGTGGAACAATAATTTCAATTTTAGCTACCATTAATTTTATAAAAAACTATGATGAATGGGCTCACCCAGTAGGATTTTCTTATCCAAGAGTTACTGCTATTTTAACTGTTCAGGATTTTGCTAACATTATGTGTTTGGTACTTTTATTTTTGCTTTCATTCTTATTTTTTTATAAAAACAATGATAATAAGAAGAATATAATAATTAAAATTTCCCTAGGTATTTTATCAGTACTGTTGCTATTTTTGGTTATTGTAAATAGATCTAAAATGGTTTATATTTGCCTAATACCAACAATTTTTTACATTTTGTACAAAATAAGAAAAAGATATATTTTAATAGGAATTTTAATATGTTTTGGAGGTTATTTTGTATTACCAAGTTCAATCTCAAACAGATTACAATACATAGTAAACTATAAAAATGATCCATCCAGTAATTTAAGAGTCATTTTTTGGAAGACTGGAGCAGAAGCATTTAAGCAAAAACCCATATTTGGCTGGCAAGCAGAAGATAGAAAAGTATTTAACCTTGAATATTATGAAAAAATAGGTGTTAAAGATTATGTGTATAAAAATTTTCTTGATAATTTAAGTGAATGGGAAATTTATTATGTTCATACCCATAGTACATATTTACAATTCATTTTAGATTTTGGAATTATAGGATTTACTTTTTTAGTAATCTTCTTTATAAGTATACTTATAAAAGCAATCGGCATAAGTTTTTCAAAAGATAGTGAAAATTACGATTCTAGACTAATTGCACTTGAAATTGGAACAAAAACTGCCTTAGCAGCTTGGGCAATACAAGGAATTACTGATATTAACCTGAATAACAAATATATGGTTATTACTGCAGCGATATTGATATTTGTACTAAATCATTTATGGATGAAAAAAATAAGACTAGAAAAAGATATTTAG
- a CDS encoding capsular polysaccharide synthesis protein, giving the protein MNNYKFNISKLDRLNKKLRQKPYKYIYKEIMPKKLFNKIQNRVYFITQKMVGEDWNELLNEYFTKGIKAEQIKPKKSFENEKIIWQFWGQGWDFEKLPDVVKISYKSVQKYKKDYTVIHLDMNNINDYLEIPEYILQKLEAKKINFAHFTDIIRLALLINYGGVWIDATILLTDYLPQEYFEMDYFMFQRDDSLSLEEKKDWEEYDDFYFSWNDEMKVRVLNSVIFAKKNNEVLKVLLDMLLIFWKYNDLAPNYFFFQVLYTELIENYYKDKKCKVVSDTLTHEMIRVWFDKFSQQKLDEITKRINIHKLTYKIDAGKRDTAGSFLEHFKKMYEID; this is encoded by the coding sequence ATGAATAATTATAAATTTAATATTTCAAAACTTGATAGACTTAACAAAAAATTAAGGCAAAAACCATATAAATATATATACAAGGAAATAATGCCAAAAAAATTATTTAATAAAATCCAAAACAGAGTTTACTTTATAACTCAAAAAATGGTTGGAGAAGACTGGAATGAGCTTTTAAATGAATATTTTACAAAAGGTATCAAAGCAGAGCAAATTAAGCCTAAAAAATCATTTGAGAATGAAAAAATTATATGGCAGTTCTGGGGACAAGGATGGGATTTTGAAAAATTGCCTGATGTAGTGAAGATAAGCTATAAATCTGTACAAAAATATAAAAAGGACTACACAGTAATACACTTGGATATGAATAATATAAACGATTATCTTGAAATACCAGAATATATTTTACAAAAGCTAGAAGCTAAAAAAATAAATTTTGCACATTTTACAGATATAATAAGACTGGCTTTACTAATTAACTATGGTGGTGTATGGATTGATGCGACAATTTTGCTTACAGACTATTTGCCGCAGGAATATTTTGAAATGGACTATTTTATGTTCCAAAGAGATGACAGCCTTAGTTTAGAAGAGAAAAAAGACTGGGAAGAATATGATGATTTTTATTTTTCGTGGAATGATGAAATGAAAGTCAGAGTATTAAATAGCGTAATTTTTGCAAAGAAAAATAATGAAGTGCTGAAGGTGTTACTAGATATGCTTCTAATCTTTTGGAAATATAACGATTTAGCTCCAAACTACTTTTTCTTTCAAGTGCTGTATACTGAGTTAATTGAAAATTATTACAAGGATAAAAAATGTAAAGTTGTTTCAGATACATTGACACACGAAATGATAAGGGTCTGGTTTGATAAATTTTCACAGCAAAAGCTGGATGAAATAACTAAAAGAATCAATATTCACAAACTTACATATAAAATTGACGCTGGAAAACGGGATACAGCAGGAAGTTTTCTAGAACATTTTAAAAAAATGTATGAAATAGACTAA